In the Pseudomonas sp. DTU_2021_1001937_2_SI_NGA_ILE_001 genome, one interval contains:
- the yejK gene encoding nucleoid-associated protein YejK encodes MPIRHCIVHLIDKKPDGTPAVLHARDSELAESAAIENLLADLNESYNAKQGKAWGLFHGESGAYPFSGWLKEYLDGGKDFTAFSRIAVEHLQKLMEESNLSTGGHVLFAHYQQGMTEYLAIALLHHSEGVAVNDSLDVTPSRHLDLSQLHLAARINLSEWQNNKQSKQYISFIKGKNGKKVSEYFRDFIGCQEGVDGPGETRTLLKAFSDYVESEDLPEEATREKTKALVDYASSQSKLGEPIGLEELSELIDEERPKAFYDHIRNKDYGLSPEIPADKRTLNQFRRFTGRAEGLSISFEAHLLGERIEYDEEAGTLIIRGLPTQLTDQLKRR; translated from the coding sequence ATGCCGATCCGTCATTGCATCGTCCATTTGATCGACAAGAAACCCGACGGCACCCCTGCTGTGCTGCACGCCCGTGACAGCGAACTGGCCGAGTCCGCGGCCATCGAAAACCTGCTGGCGGACCTGAACGAAAGCTACAACGCCAAGCAAGGCAAAGCCTGGGGCCTGTTCCACGGTGAATCCGGTGCCTACCCCTTCAGCGGCTGGCTGAAGGAGTATCTGGATGGCGGCAAGGACTTCACGGCGTTCTCGCGCATCGCGGTCGAGCACCTGCAGAAGCTGATGGAAGAATCCAACCTGTCCACCGGCGGCCATGTGCTGTTCGCCCATTACCAGCAGGGCATGACCGAATACCTGGCCATCGCCCTGCTGCACCACAGCGAAGGCGTGGCGGTCAACGATTCGCTGGATGTGACCCCCTCGCGGCACCTGGACCTCAGCCAGCTGCACCTGGCCGCGCGCATCAACCTCTCCGAGTGGCAGAACAACAAGCAGTCCAAGCAGTACATCTCGTTCATCAAGGGCAAGAACGGCAAGAAGGTTTCGGAGTACTTCCGCGACTTCATCGGCTGCCAGGAAGGCGTCGACGGCCCTGGCGAGACCCGTACCCTGCTCAAGGCCTTCAGCGACTACGTCGAGAGCGAAGACCTGCCCGAAGAGGCCACCCGTGAAAAGACCAAGGCCCTGGTCGACTACGCCAGCAGCCAGAGCAAGCTGGGCGAGCCCATCGGCCTGGAAGAACTTTCCGAGCTGATCGACGAAGAACGCCCCAAGGCCTTCTACGATCACATCCGCAACAAGGATTACGGGCTGTCGCCGGAGATTCCGGCCGACAAACGCACCCTCAACCAGTTCCGCCGCTTCACCGGCCGCGCCGAAGGCCTGTCGATCAGCTTCGAGGCGCACCTGCTGGGTGAGCGCATCGAGTATGACGAGGAGGCCGGCACCCTGATCATCCGTGGCCTGCCCACCCAGCTTACCGACCAGTTGAAGCGCCGCTGA
- a CDS encoding HU family DNA-binding protein, with amino-acid sequence MALTKDQLIADIADAIDAPKTTARNALEQLGQIVADQLENGAEITLPGIGKLKVSERPARTGRNPSTGAAIEIAAKKVVKFVPAKVLNDAINK; translated from the coding sequence ATGGCTCTTACCAAAGACCAGTTGATCGCCGATATCGCAGACGCTATCGACGCGCCAAAGACTACCGCGCGTAACGCTCTCGAGCAGTTGGGCCAGATCGTTGCTGATCAGCTGGAAAACGGTGCTGAAATCACTCTGCCAGGCATTGGCAAGCTGAAAGTCAGCGAGCGCCCGGCTCGTACCGGCCGTAACCCGTCGACTGGCGCCGCCATCGAAATCGCTGCCAAGAAAGTGGTCAAGTTCGTACCAGCCAAAGTGCTGAACGACGCGATCAACAAGTAA
- a CDS encoding glutaredoxin family protein gives MLQRTLKKVALILLVVVTYQNWGRIEHLIDPPDEADAQRYSQARVVMYSTSWCGYCKQTRRWLDSKGIAYRDYDIETSQEGRQAYEALGGRGIPLLDVNGRLLRDFSPEQVENALR, from the coding sequence ATGCTGCAGCGAACCCTGAAAAAGGTCGCCCTGATCCTGCTGGTGGTGGTGACCTATCAGAACTGGGGACGCATCGAGCACCTCATCGACCCGCCCGATGAGGCCGATGCGCAGCGCTACAGCCAGGCCCGGGTGGTGATGTATTCCACGTCCTGGTGCGGCTACTGCAAGCAGACCCGGCGCTGGCTCGACAGCAAGGGCATCGCCTACCGCGACTACGACATCGAAACCTCCCAGGAAGGCCGTCAGGCCTACGAAGCCCTGGGAGGGCGCGGCATTCCGCTACTCGACGTCAATGGCAGGCTGCTGCGCGATTTCAGCCCGGAGCAGGTCGAGAACGCGCTGCGCTGA